A genomic window from Elaeis guineensis isolate ETL-2024a chromosome 3, EG11, whole genome shotgun sequence includes:
- the LOC140850983 gene encoding pathogenesis-related thaumatin-like protein 3.5, whose protein sequence is MEQLILKLSTSVLFPLIWQFILFGSLVNGQLVTFHITNKCPFPIWPAAAPNAGHPVIGDGGFFLPPGQTKRVHAPPTWNGRFWARTDCNFNSTSKPLCQTGDCDSLLSCNGSIGMPPATLVEVALQEDKSKPSFYDVSVVDGYNLPISVSTMPADRKCWIGGCTKSINSVCPPELQVLDQSGGVIACKSACLAFDLDVFCCRNSYGKPQKCKASMYSKMFKDACPSYFSYAYDSPPPLVNCYSKDYVITFCPSKWSTHLSM, encoded by the exons ATGGAGCAGCTCATTTTGAAGCTCTCGACCTCTGTCCTCTTTCCCTTGATATGGCAGTTCATCTTGTTTG gtagCCTTGTGAATGGGCAGCTGGTGACATTCCACATCACGAATAAGTGCCCCTTCCCAATATGGCCAGCAGCTGCCCCTAATGCCGGCCATCCTGTGATCGGTGATGGTGGCTTCTTCCTCCCACCTGGACAAACCAAGCGAGTCCATGCCCCACCCACATGGAATGGGCGCTTTTGGGCCAGAACCGATTGCAACTTCAACTCCACCTCTAAACCTCTTTGCCAAACTGGCGACTGCGATAGCCTTCTCTCATGCAATGGATCTATAGGCATGCCTCCTGCCACTCTTGTTGAG GTTGCATTGCAGGAAGATAAAAGCAAACCTAGCTTCTATGATGTTAGTGTGGTTGATGGGTACAATCTACCCATTTCTGTCTCAACCATGCCAGCTGATCGAAAGTGTTGGATTGGTGGGTGCACAAAGAGCATCAACAGCGTATGCCCACCAGAACTCCAGGTTTTAGATCAAAGTGGAGGTGTTATCGCATGCAAGAGTGCATGTCTGGCATTCGATTTGGATGTGTTCTGCTGTAGAAATTCCTATGGGAAGCCTCAGAAATGCAAGGCCAGCATGTACTCTAAGATGTTCAAGGATGCATGCCCTTCCTATTTCAGCTATGCTTATGATAGTCCACCTCCACTTGTGAATTGCTACTCCAAAGATTATGTAATCACATTCTGCCCCTCCAAATGGAGCACTCACCTATCTATGTAA